In one Nicotiana tomentosiformis chromosome 6, ASM39032v3, whole genome shotgun sequence genomic region, the following are encoded:
- the LOC138893861 gene encoding uncharacterized protein gives MVYQTPGALPVGGAHPVAAAAPEPRLAADGDPQKLLDRWTRLHPPVFGGERHEDAQDFIDRCRDRLHNMRILESHGFNFTTFQLEGRARRWYQSYLFGRPAGSPPMTWSQFTQLFLDRYIPPLQREELRYQFEQLEQGQMSVTDYEARFSELSRHALMILPTDVERVWRLAALQYYGQYGPRG, from the coding sequence ATGGTATATCAGActccgggtgcactacccgtgggcggagcccatCCAGTTGCGGCTGCTGCACCTGAGCCTAGACTGGCTGCGGACGGCGATCCGCAGaagttattggacagatggactaggttacaccctcctgtcttcggaGGCGAGCGTCatgaggatgcccaggatttcattgataggtgcagggacagactgcacaacatgaggatactggAGTCCCATGGGTTTaacttcactactttccagctggagggcagggcccgtagatggtatCAGTCTTATCTTTTTGGCAGACCagcgggttctcctcccatgacttggagcCAGTTCACACAgcttttcctggataggtatattccacccttgcagagggaagagttgcggtatcagtttgagcagcttgagcagggtcagatgtcagtgactgactatgaggcaaggttttctgagttgtctcgccatgcacttatgatacttcctacagACGTAGAGAGAGTATGGAGGTTGGCTGCACTTCAGTATTATGGCcaatatggcccgagaggttga